From a region of the Mercurialis annua linkage group LG1-X, ddMerAnnu1.2, whole genome shotgun sequence genome:
- the LOC126677021 gene encoding uncharacterized protein LOC126677021 — translation MSRFLMFRNIKEVGRLINSNRGQSKLELRKYATLDNAIGLFSHQVRSYSSRYRCPYRGGRYSTLYGCYGIKEHFRKSCVPSSRNYSVSSASNAATHQAQLAFKRFLRKGSVSVSDHSLPRVSKIAQAVSLALTRSHLLVPGVFALTCGQVAWAQRASETEVYPSQNSLYMRAQDGHAFVTALLLGAVEGFVLLARSLYLAVLFSPSLVMAPFLDFCGPQYRKMWLHIVLRTLEQAGPAFIKWGQWAATRPDLFPRDLCMKLSELHSKAPEHSFNYTRKSIERAFGRKLSEIFESFEEKPVASGSIAQVHRASLRFRYPGQKQKNPMVVAVKVRHPGVGESIRRDFEIINLVAKISNFIPTLNWLRLDESVQQFAVFMMSQVDLAREAAHLSRFIYNFRRWKDVSFPKPVYPLVHPAVLVETYEQGESVSHFVDELEGHDRIKSALAHIGTHALLKMLLVDNFIHADMHPGNILVRTSQNSSRKGFFKSKPHVIFLDVGMTAELSKSDRVNLIEFFKAVALRDGRTAAECTLRLSKQQNCPNPKAYIEEVEDAFTFWGTAEGDLVHPAECMQELLEKVRRHKVNIDGNVCTVMVTTLVLEGWQRKLDPGYNVMQTLQTLLLRADWAKSLSYTIDGLMAP, via the exons ATGTCCAg ATTTTTGATGTTTCGGAATATTAAGGAAGTTGGAAGATTAATTAACTCTAATCGCGGACAGAGCAAATTAGAATTAAGGAAATATGCGACGTTAGATAATGCAATTGGCTTATTTTCGCATCAAGTCAGATCCTATAGTTCCCGATATAGGTGTCCTTATAGAGGAGGAAGATATTCGACATTATATGGATGCTATGGAATTAAGGAACATTTTCGCAAGAGCTGTGTTCCGTCTTCTAGGAACTATTCGGTTTCATCAGCTAGTAATGCGGCGACACACCAAGCTCAACTTGCTTTTAAAAGGTTTCTTAGAAAAGGTTCTGTCAGTGTCAGTGATCATTCTTTACCTCGTGTAAGTAAGATTGCTCAAGCTGTTAGCTTGGCTTTGACTCGCTCGCACCTGTTAGTACCTGGTGTTTTTGCATTGACATGTGGCCAGGTGGCATGGGCGCAGAGGGCGTCGGAAACAGAGGTTTATCCGTCACAGAATTCTTTGTATATGCGTGCTCAAGATGGACATGCTTTCGTTACTGCATTACTGCTTGGTGCTGTAGAAGGTTTTGTTTTGCTAGCACGATCTTTGTATTTGGCAGTCCTGTTTTCTCCTAGTTTGGTAATGGCACCATTTTTGGACTTTTGTGGACCACAATATAGGAAAATGTGGCTTCATATTGTTCTCCGCACTCTGGAACAAGCAGGTCCAGCATTCATAAAATGGGGTCAGTGGGCAGCTACACGGCCAGATCTCTTCCCCAGAGATTTATGCATGAAGCTTTCAGAACTGCACAGTAAAGCCCCCGAACATAGTTTTAATTACACTAGGAAATCTATTGAAAGAGCTTTTGGTCGCAAGCTTTCTGAaatttttgagagttttgaaGAAAAGCCTGTTGCATCTGGGAGTATTGCTCAAGTACATCGAGCCTCTTTGAGATTTAGATATCCAGGGCAAAAACAGAAAAATCCTATGGTGGTCGCTGTAAAAGTTAGACATCCTGGTGTTGGTGAATCAATTAGGAGAGACTTTGAGATAATCAACTTGGTAGCCAAAATTTCAAACTTTATTCCAACTTTGAATTGGTTGAGATTGGACGAGAGTGTGCAGCAGTTTGCGGTTTTTATGATGTCTCAAGTTGATCTTGCTAGGGAAGCTGCTCATTTAAGTCGCTTTATTTATAATTTCCGAAGATGGAAGGATGTTTCTTTTCCAAAGCCTGTATACCCGCTTGTGCACCCTGCTGTTTTAGTAGAAACGTATGAGCAAGGGGAAAGCGTCTCACACTTTGTTGACGAACTTGAAGGACATGATCGAATTAAAAGTGCGCTTGCTCATATTGGCACTCATGCACTTTTGAAAATGCTTTTG GTGGACAACTTTATTCATGCTGACATGCATCCAGGAAATATTCTCGTACGGACTTCTCAAAACAGTTCTAGAAAAGGTTTCTTTAAATCAAAGCCCCATGTCATTTTTCTTGATGTAGGCATGACTGCGGAGCTTTCCAAGAGTGACCGagtaaatttaattgaattctTTAAAGCGGTTGCCCTCCGAGATGGCCGCACTGCAGCAGAATGCACGCTAAGATTATCAAAACAGCAAAATTGCCCAAATCCTAAAGCTTACATTGAG GAAGTGGAAGATGCATTCACTTTTTGGGGTACTGCAGAGGGTGATCTAGTTCATCCCGCTGAGTGTATGCAAGAATTACTGGAGAAAGTCAGGCGCCATAAAGTTAATATTGACGGAAATGTTTGCACTGTGATGGTGACAACTTTAGTTCTTGAG GGGTGGCAGAGAAAACTGGATCCTGGATACAATGtaatgcaaacgttacaaactctATTACTCCGAGCCGACTGGGCGAAATCTCTTTCCTATACAATAGATGGGTTGATGGCACCATGA